The Alteromonas stellipolaris genome includes a region encoding these proteins:
- a CDS encoding histone deacetylase family protein — translation MIPLVFHPIYSQLSLPERHRFPIDKYQGIRNALSAHGVADSVFHTPSPFAVTELESHFDKDYVQQLTSGTLDKKAMRRIGFPWSDQLIERTLTAVAGTCLTAQLAIKHGKALNLTGGYHHAFSDFGSGFCLFNDLFLAAKAMQKCEGIDNVLIIDFDVHQGDGTAKLAQYDNSIFTVSVHGEKNFPYRKQHSNIDIGMVKGCEDDEYLNAVQETLTMVAMQFQADAIIYDAGVDIHINDDLGLLNITTEGVSARDDMVFAFAERMGVPIAAVIGGGYQRDIDALVDVHLQLYKAAGVI, via the coding sequence ATGATCCCACTGGTATTTCATCCTATTTATAGCCAACTCAGCTTACCTGAACGTCATCGCTTCCCCATCGATAAATACCAAGGCATTCGAAATGCGTTATCGGCTCACGGTGTCGCTGATAGTGTGTTTCACACACCTTCACCGTTTGCGGTAACAGAGTTGGAGTCTCACTTTGACAAAGACTATGTTCAGCAGTTAACAAGCGGCACATTAGATAAAAAAGCTATGCGTCGTATCGGCTTTCCTTGGTCAGATCAACTAATCGAACGTACGCTAACCGCAGTGGCTGGCACCTGTTTAACTGCCCAATTGGCTATAAAGCATGGTAAGGCGTTAAATTTAACCGGTGGCTACCATCATGCCTTCTCAGATTTTGGATCAGGGTTTTGCTTATTTAACGATTTATTTCTTGCCGCTAAAGCGATGCAAAAATGTGAAGGCATAGACAATGTTTTGATTATCGACTTTGACGTCCATCAGGGTGACGGTACCGCTAAGCTTGCCCAATACGATAATAGTATTTTCACCGTGTCAGTTCATGGTGAGAAGAACTTTCCGTATCGAAAGCAGCATTCAAATATCGATATAGGCATGGTGAAGGGCTGTGAAGACGACGAATATTTAAATGCGGTACAAGAAACTCTCACCATGGTGGCCATGCAATTTCAAGCAGATGCCATTATTTATGATGCTGGCGTAGATATTCATATTAATGACGACTTGGGTTTATTAAATATCACAACCGAAGGCGTTAGTGCTCGAGATGATATGGTTTTTGCGTTTGCTGAACGTATGGGAGTACCCATTGCGGCGGTTATCGGTGGTGGTTATCAGCGCGACATAGATGCGTTAGTGGATGTTCATTTGCAATTGTATAAAGCTGCTGGTGTTATTTGA
- a CDS encoding MBL fold metallo-hydrolase, which translates to MRLTFYGVRGSIPTPGKAYARYGGNTACVHIELADGTDIVLDSGTGIRLLGNKLRSKDTPIHLLLSHNHWDHIQGFPFFSPIFQKDRDIYIYPGQTTLPEHDQILKQMQGSTFPVPVSALQSKLHLTIIPPEQDIWEIGSATIRRIPINHPGKGSAYSIEEKGTKIAYITDNELYPPYKKETDFLTFVDFARNADVIIHDAQYMMSDMPAKTGWGHSVAEEAVKLAIASNSKKLALYSHDPDRTDEDIDKVVEHCMDYITIAESSLKIFASAEGQSLDFTN; encoded by the coding sequence ATGCGGTTAACATTTTACGGCGTGAGAGGCTCTATTCCTACTCCTGGAAAAGCCTACGCACGCTATGGTGGTAATACCGCATGCGTTCATATTGAATTAGCCGATGGCACAGATATTGTGCTTGATTCTGGAACGGGTATCAGGCTGTTGGGGAATAAACTTCGCAGCAAAGATACCCCTATTCACTTATTGCTCAGCCATAATCACTGGGATCACATACAAGGTTTTCCATTCTTTAGCCCTATCTTTCAAAAAGATAGAGATATCTATATTTATCCAGGGCAAACGACCTTACCCGAGCACGATCAAATTTTAAAACAAATGCAAGGCTCAACGTTTCCTGTCCCTGTCAGTGCGTTACAGTCAAAGCTCCATTTAACCATTATTCCGCCAGAGCAAGATATTTGGGAAATTGGTTCTGCTACCATTCGCCGAATACCTATTAATCACCCTGGCAAGGGTAGCGCCTATAGTATTGAAGAAAAAGGCACTAAAATTGCCTACATTACTGACAACGAACTCTACCCGCCGTATAAAAAAGAAACTGACTTTCTAACGTTTGTCGATTTTGCTAGAAACGCAGACGTTATTATCCATGATGCACAATATATGATGTCAGATATGCCTGCTAAAACAGGCTGGGGTCATTCAGTTGCTGAAGAAGCCGTAAAGCTTGCTATAGCGAGTAATTCAAAAAAATTAGCGCTATATAGCCATGATCCAGATCGCACAGATGAGGATATTGATAAGGTGGTTGAACACTGCATGGATTACATCACAATTGCAGAGTCGAGCCTGAAAATATTTGCATCAGCGGAAGGCCAGTCACTGGATTTCACTAATTAA
- a CDS encoding acyltransferase family protein has translation MQYRSEIDGLRALAVLPVILFHAGFKFFAGGFVGVDVFFVISGYLITSILIVEIEREKFSLVNFYERRARRILPALVFVIVLCIPIAWLTMTVDSFKEFSHSIVAVSLFASNILFWRESGYFEAAAEEKPLLHTWSLAVEEQYYLIFPLLLMFAWRQGFKRERLFWLIAFIAALSLLACEWGSRNSPSANFYLAPFRGWELLAGSLAAFTVQKHGVRSNNIAASIGLLMVLYATFFFDSFVPFPSFYTLVPVFGVVLIVLFADSKTLVGRLLSLRLFVGIGLISYSAYLWHQPIFAFTRILSVEEPSHDLMLSLSMLTMLLAYGSWKYVETPFRFKDKINRKTIFTYSCVSLIGFIVIGSSSAIFSQKLNPGNFNPLNSFQISEASRSNTLLREESWGLVRQYNENELWFDLDNNYENALIIGNSHSKDLYNVLLHSKYNGSEFSFARYGSEISDINKNFSELSGVPNFKHADTIIIASRYDLEDVASLNQVIEKFIEAGKEIIVVNNIHEFPEYRTRNWTLADFIAYVVRDDKSYADDEVLVNHINSAYFNAYSGNKTTTRVDFTGTVSEINESLALIVKGFPNVTLLDRMDYICQSELKLCSGVNESLEKLFYDYGHHTLEGARYFGAEVSRINWLEP, from the coding sequence TTGCAATATCGCTCCGAGATTGATGGCTTAAGAGCATTAGCCGTATTACCTGTCATTCTATTTCATGCCGGGTTCAAATTCTTTGCCGGTGGATTCGTCGGAGTCGATGTTTTCTTTGTTATAAGTGGCTATTTGATTACCTCTATTCTCATCGTAGAAATAGAGCGTGAAAAATTCAGCCTAGTTAATTTTTACGAACGTCGCGCTAGAAGAATATTACCTGCACTCGTATTTGTTATTGTCTTATGTATCCCTATTGCATGGTTGACCATGACAGTAGACAGTTTTAAAGAGTTTTCCCATAGTATTGTTGCCGTTAGTCTTTTCGCATCCAATATTCTTTTTTGGCGAGAGAGCGGCTACTTTGAAGCTGCTGCTGAAGAGAAACCTTTACTTCATACATGGAGTTTAGCGGTAGAAGAACAGTATTATCTAATATTTCCTTTGTTACTTATGTTTGCATGGCGACAAGGTTTTAAAAGGGAACGGCTTTTTTGGCTGATAGCATTTATTGCCGCGCTGAGTCTGCTGGCATGTGAGTGGGGCTCTCGAAACAGTCCAAGTGCAAATTTTTATCTCGCTCCATTTCGTGGTTGGGAATTGTTAGCTGGCTCTCTAGCCGCTTTTACTGTTCAGAAACATGGTGTGAGATCTAACAATATAGCGGCATCTATCGGCCTTCTAATGGTGCTTTATGCTACATTTTTCTTCGATAGCTTCGTGCCATTTCCTAGTTTTTATACGTTAGTGCCCGTGTTTGGTGTGGTGTTAATCGTTTTATTTGCCGATAGTAAAACATTAGTTGGCCGCTTGCTTAGCCTTAGACTATTCGTAGGAATAGGCTTAATCAGCTATTCAGCCTACCTTTGGCATCAGCCTATCTTCGCCTTTACCAGAATACTTTCAGTGGAAGAGCCTTCCCATGATTTGATGCTATCCCTTAGCATGTTAACTATGTTGTTGGCCTATGGAAGTTGGAAGTATGTAGAAACCCCCTTTAGATTCAAGGATAAAATAAATCGTAAAACGATATTTACGTATTCTTGCGTATCATTAATAGGTTTTATAGTGATTGGTTCTAGTAGTGCAATTTTTTCCCAAAAGCTGAACCCTGGTAACTTTAACCCGCTAAACAGTTTTCAAATTTCAGAGGCATCGCGGAGTAATACACTATTAAGAGAAGAATCTTGGGGGTTGGTGCGACAATATAACGAAAATGAGTTGTGGTTTGACTTAGATAATAACTATGAGAACGCATTGATTATAGGAAATTCTCATTCCAAGGATTTATATAACGTTCTGTTACATTCGAAGTATAACGGCTCCGAATTTTCTTTTGCTCGTTATGGGAGTGAAATTAGTGATATCAATAAGAATTTTTCTGAGCTTTCGGGCGTACCAAACTTCAAACACGCTGATACTATAATTATAGCTTCTAGATATGACCTAGAGGATGTAGCTTCTTTAAATCAAGTTATAGAAAAATTTATAGAAGCTGGGAAAGAAATTATTGTAGTGAATAATATCCACGAATTCCCTGAATACAGAACACGTAATTGGACACTTGCAGACTTTATTGCTTATGTCGTCAGAGATGATAAGTCGTACGCCGATGATGAGGTTCTCGTAAACCATATCAATTCAGCTTATTTCAATGCCTACAGTGGTAATAAAACAACTACAAGAGTGGACTTCACTGGAACAGTGAGTGAAATTAACGAATCGCTCGCCCTTATCGTGAAAGGGTTTCCTAATGTTACGCTGCTGGATAGGATGGACTATATTTGTCAATCTGAGTTGAAACTGTGTTCTGGAGTAAATGAATCGTTAGAAAAGCTATTTTACGATTATGGGCATCACACGTTAGAAGGGGCAAGATACTTTGGTGCAGAGGTTAGCCGTATAAACTGGTTGGAACCCTAG
- a CDS encoding methyl-accepting chemotaxis protein, which yields MFNYTSISRLVITPVLASLCLLVFLNAASIYKSFSLLSSFESLEHTLVQAERDVNATLNTFKTQVQEWKNTLLRGHNNDDREKYWSRFQKREAEIKQQFSQMLANPVVSDKAKADIRKFQTAHAYMAEKYREGYAAFIASGFDPKVGDSYVRGIDREPAKLLESIADEIANQSALAITDLKDGTRRMLWLILFAAIVLSLLSVVYVISRLRSQVINPTREVAACISNLATSQYDYPLTYSSGHELGILADSARALQSKLKSSVTQLHQTELEMERAFIALGDVGQSIMDGAVEQRDASLSLDATTDKLKGIVQNLVAITDQVAVATRNSEENVASCYSTFERANAGFKQLAKTVTESSDIVSDLQSRSKNILKVVNVINEIADQTNLLALNAAIEAARAGEHGRGFAVVADEVRALAAKTQQSTKEINDILSSFEAEARGAVLAMEEGKQLSDSNAAEAAIALQTLNNVVDDIKETASVVVALNEAADEQEAVLSQVESIIANVVASSDRFHKLAQRDDMAESMKSMSVNVEKVVSSLTR from the coding sequence GTGTTCAATTATACCAGTATCAGTCGATTGGTAATTACCCCTGTGCTTGCGAGCTTATGTTTATTGGTTTTTCTAAACGCCGCATCCATCTATAAATCTTTCTCGCTGTTAAGCAGTTTCGAATCACTAGAGCATACACTTGTTCAGGCGGAGCGTGACGTTAACGCAACCTTAAATACCTTCAAAACCCAAGTACAGGAGTGGAAAAATACACTGCTGAGAGGACACAACAACGACGATCGTGAAAAGTACTGGTCTCGTTTTCAAAAACGCGAAGCCGAGATAAAGCAACAATTTAGCCAAATGCTAGCGAACCCTGTAGTAAGTGATAAAGCCAAAGCGGATATTCGAAAATTCCAAACAGCGCACGCCTATATGGCCGAAAAGTATAGAGAAGGTTATGCGGCTTTTATCGCATCGGGCTTTGACCCGAAAGTAGGGGATAGCTATGTTCGTGGTATCGACCGAGAGCCAGCAAAACTACTTGAAAGTATTGCCGATGAAATAGCGAATCAATCTGCACTCGCCATCACCGACTTAAAGGACGGTACGCGCAGGATGTTATGGCTAATTCTGTTTGCTGCTATTGTGCTATCACTGCTATCTGTAGTTTATGTAATTAGTCGTCTTCGCTCCCAAGTGATTAATCCTACTCGTGAAGTAGCCGCGTGTATTTCTAACCTCGCTACTAGTCAATACGATTACCCGCTGACTTACTCAAGTGGACACGAGCTAGGCATTTTGGCTGATTCTGCCAGAGCATTACAAAGCAAATTAAAAAGCTCGGTTACCCAGTTGCATCAAACTGAATTAGAAATGGAACGTGCTTTCATTGCCCTTGGCGATGTGGGGCAATCAATCATGGATGGCGCGGTAGAGCAGCGCGATGCTTCACTTTCGTTAGATGCCACCACTGATAAATTAAAAGGCATAGTGCAGAACTTGGTTGCGATTACCGACCAAGTGGCTGTGGCTACCAGAAATTCAGAAGAGAACGTAGCGAGTTGCTATTCAACTTTTGAGCGAGCGAATGCAGGGTTTAAGCAACTAGCAAAAACAGTAACAGAGTCGAGCGATATTGTAAGCGACCTACAAAGCCGCAGTAAAAATATTCTCAAAGTGGTTAATGTGATTAACGAAATTGCCGATCAAACCAACTTATTAGCACTGAATGCTGCCATTGAAGCCGCTCGGGCAGGCGAGCATGGCAGAGGCTTTGCCGTGGTAGCAGATGAAGTGCGGGCGTTGGCAGCGAAGACACAGCAATCGACGAAAGAGATAAACGATATTCTTAGTAGTTTTGAAGCCGAAGCCCGTGGAGCCGTGTTGGCCATGGAAGAAGGTAAGCAGCTCTCAGACAGCAATGCGGCTGAAGCTGCTATTGCATTACAAACCCTGAATAACGTGGTTGATGATATTAAGGAAACGGCAAGCGTTGTGGTTGCCCTTAATGAAGCAGCTGACGAGCAAGAGGCAGTGTTGTCGCAGGTGGAAAGTATTATTGCGAATGTGGTGGCATCGTCAGATCGCTTTCATAAATTGGCGCAACGTGATGACATGGCAGAGTCGATGAAGAGTATGTCAGTTAACGTAGAAAAAGTGGTGAGCAGTTTAACCCGGTAA
- a CDS encoding phospholipase A: protein MSVFKPFLILAAVSLCSINALAQENAQDEQESDIEVIDIIKRDTTTESALDNRLEGDKEAIDNVFAITQHRQNYLLPMTYITNPNSNGNDELTEENVDKKEAKFQVSVKLPLYLEDTGFDGVYLGFTLTSFWQLYNSEVSKPFRETNYEPEIFWQETADYSVLGYKFNTFQVGFNHMSNGQSGLSSRSWNRIFASVVFSDQDDIYYLKTWYRIPEDEKEDLLDPTGDDNPDIENYYGRMEFGYGRKLGNFKVMALLRNNLNLGNNRGSIQVDLTYPLTDRYELLFQYFNGYGDSLIDYNRSQERVGLGFQLLFL, encoded by the coding sequence GTGTCAGTGTTTAAGCCATTTTTAATATTGGCTGCAGTCAGTCTGTGCAGCATAAATGCTCTTGCCCAAGAAAATGCGCAAGATGAACAAGAGAGTGATATTGAAGTTATTGATATCATTAAACGAGATACCACAACTGAAAGTGCGCTCGATAATCGCTTGGAAGGTGACAAGGAAGCAATTGATAACGTTTTTGCTATTACACAACATAGACAAAACTATTTACTTCCTATGACTTACATTACCAATCCAAACTCAAACGGTAATGATGAACTCACAGAAGAGAATGTCGATAAAAAAGAAGCCAAATTTCAGGTTAGCGTAAAGCTGCCTCTTTATTTGGAAGACACTGGGTTTGACGGCGTTTACCTTGGTTTTACCCTTACTTCGTTTTGGCAACTATACAACAGCGAAGTGTCTAAACCCTTTAGAGAAACCAATTATGAGCCAGAGATATTTTGGCAAGAAACGGCAGACTATTCTGTTTTAGGGTATAAGTTTAATACCTTTCAAGTAGGGTTTAATCATATGTCTAATGGACAGAGTGGCCTTAGCTCTAGAAGTTGGAACCGTATTTTCGCCTCTGTTGTATTTAGTGACCAAGATGATATTTATTATTTAAAAACTTGGTATCGTATTCCAGAAGATGAAAAAGAAGACCTGCTCGACCCTACCGGTGATGATAACCCTGATATCGAAAACTATTATGGTCGTATGGAATTTGGTTACGGGCGAAAGCTTGGTAATTTCAAAGTAATGGCATTGCTTCGCAATAACCTTAACTTAGGGAATAACCGAGGTAGTATACAGGTTGATTTAACTTATCCACTCACCGACCGTTATGAATTACTGTTTCAGTACTTTAACGGCTATGGCGACTCACTGATTGATTATAACCGCTCTCAAGAGCGTGTGGGCTTAGGCTTCCAGCTACTTTTCCTATAA
- the tsaA gene encoding tRNA (N6-threonylcarbamoyladenosine(37)-N6)-methyltransferase TrmO: MPLNQFPLCAIGHIQTPFKQKFAIPRQPNLAKARGQVVLAPDFDDPRVFKGLEVFSHVWLLFLFHENLDKGWKPSVKAPRLGGNATLGVFASRSTHRPNGIGMSAVKNLGSETVDGKLTLNVEGVDLLDGTPIIDIKPYLPYADALPHASDSMAELTHAAPIPNLDVTINPLVQNLLLEAAAQHPDLPTLLNAVLAQDPRPAYRHKLSNDEKTYHTTLYNYDFAFTVKSGVVDVVGINAL, from the coding sequence ATGCCCCTTAATCAGTTCCCCCTTTGTGCCATCGGCCATATACAAACACCGTTTAAACAAAAGTTTGCCATTCCCCGACAACCTAATTTAGCCAAGGCGAGGGGACAAGTCGTGTTAGCGCCGGACTTTGATGACCCTCGTGTCTTTAAAGGTTTAGAAGTATTTAGTCATGTATGGCTACTCTTTCTATTCCATGAGAATTTAGACAAAGGCTGGAAACCTTCGGTTAAAGCCCCTCGTTTAGGTGGAAATGCAACGCTTGGGGTGTTTGCCTCTAGAAGCACACATCGCCCAAATGGTATAGGCATGTCGGCAGTGAAAAATTTAGGTTCTGAAACTGTGGATGGAAAGCTTACCTTGAATGTCGAAGGGGTAGATTTATTAGATGGCACGCCCATTATCGATATTAAACCTTATTTGCCCTATGCCGATGCGCTTCCCCATGCATCAGATAGCATGGCTGAACTGACACATGCCGCCCCTATCCCCAACCTTGATGTGACAATTAACCCTCTCGTGCAAAACTTGTTGCTAGAAGCCGCGGCACAGCACCCCGATCTGCCCACATTACTAAATGCAGTGCTGGCTCAAGATCCCCGTCCCGCTTATCGTCATAAACTAAGCAATGATGAAAAAACTTACCATACTACACTGTATAACTATGATTTTGCCTTCACGGTAAAAAGTGGTGTTGTCGACGTCGTTGGGATTAACGCGCTTTAG
- a CDS encoding proline--tRNA ligase has translation MRTSQYLLATQKETPADAEVISHQLMLRAGMIRKLASGLYTWLPTGLRVLNKVANIVREEMNKAGGVEVLMPVVQPADLWEESGRWEEYGPELLRIKDRHQRDFVLGPTHEEVITSLVRNEISSYKQLPINLYQIQTKFRDEVRPRFGIMRGREFTMKDAYSFHLDDTCLDKTYQTMYEAYGNIFNRMGLDYRAVIADSGSIGGNHSHEFHVLAESGEDAIAFASDSDYAANVEMAATAMPEKQQASGAAAEVVSGKDSDSALSIYVVKGETVEENTTEQWVVLVLRAEHALNDIKAEKVAGVASPLVIASEEKATEILGAHPAFINPNDITLPMHVDFSAAALADFICGAGENGQITKNANWTVDLQTADLRNIVAGDASPDGNGTIEIKRGIEVGHIFQLGSKYSEAMNCGVLSETGKHQTLTMGCYGIGVSRIVAAAIEQNHDKYGIMWPDPIAPFKIALIPMNMHKSHRIKEAAEALYEQLIALGIDVLFDDRKERPGVMFNDMELIGIPHSIVIGERNLDNQQIEYKNRRTGEKQLLDLDSAKDFVVSL, from the coding sequence ATGCGCACTAGTCAATATTTACTTGCCACGCAGAAAGAAACTCCGGCCGACGCTGAGGTTATCAGCCACCAGTTAATGTTACGTGCTGGTATGATAAGAAAACTGGCATCAGGCCTTTACACATGGTTGCCTACCGGGCTTCGCGTACTGAATAAAGTGGCAAACATCGTTCGTGAAGAAATGAACAAAGCAGGCGGTGTAGAAGTGTTAATGCCCGTAGTTCAACCTGCTGACTTGTGGGAAGAGTCTGGTCGTTGGGAAGAATACGGCCCAGAATTACTGCGCATTAAAGACCGCCACCAGCGAGACTTCGTGCTAGGTCCTACACATGAAGAAGTGATCACATCGTTAGTTAGAAACGAAATCAGTAGTTACAAACAACTGCCTATCAATCTTTATCAAATCCAAACTAAATTCCGTGATGAAGTACGTCCTCGTTTTGGCATTATGCGTGGTCGTGAATTCACCATGAAAGATGCTTACAGCTTCCACTTAGACGATACGTGTTTAGATAAAACGTACCAAACAATGTATGAAGCCTATGGCAATATCTTTAATCGCATGGGCTTAGACTACCGTGCTGTTATTGCCGACTCGGGATCAATTGGTGGAAACCATTCCCATGAGTTCCACGTACTTGCCGAGTCTGGTGAAGATGCAATTGCCTTTGCGAGTGACAGCGACTACGCCGCAAACGTTGAAATGGCTGCAACGGCAATGCCAGAAAAACAACAAGCTTCAGGCGCAGCAGCTGAAGTAGTAAGTGGCAAAGATTCAGATAGCGCGCTTAGCATTTATGTTGTTAAAGGCGAAACAGTAGAAGAAAATACAACTGAACAATGGGTAGTATTAGTATTGCGCGCAGAACACGCGCTTAACGATATTAAAGCTGAAAAAGTAGCTGGCGTAGCCAGTCCGCTTGTTATAGCAAGTGAAGAAAAAGCCACTGAAATTTTAGGCGCTCACCCTGCTTTCATTAACCCTAATGATATTACATTGCCAATGCATGTGGATTTTAGTGCCGCTGCACTTGCCGATTTCATATGTGGTGCCGGCGAAAACGGCCAAATCACGAAAAATGCAAACTGGACTGTCGATTTACAAACAGCAGATTTACGTAACATTGTGGCGGGTGATGCTTCACCTGACGGCAATGGTACTATTGAAATAAAGCGCGGTATTGAAGTAGGCCACATTTTCCAATTGGGTAGCAAATACTCAGAAGCGATGAATTGTGGTGTACTAAGCGAAACGGGCAAGCATCAAACCCTAACCATGGGATGCTATGGAATTGGCGTTTCACGTATTGTTGCGGCAGCTATTGAACAAAACCATGATAAATACGGCATTATGTGGCCTGATCCAATCGCGCCTTTCAAAATTGCATTAATACCAATGAATATGCATAAGTCTCACCGTATTAAAGAAGCGGCTGAGGCACTTTACGAACAACTAATTGCGTTGGGTATAGACGTATTATTTGACGATCGTAAAGAACGCCCAGGTGTTATGTTTAACGATATGGAATTAATTGGCATACCTCATAGTATTGTTATCGGTGAGAGAAACCTCGACAATCAACAAATTGAGTACAAAAACCGCCGTACAGGTGAAAAGCAGTTACTAGATTTAGATTCGGCAAAAGACTTTGTTGTTAGTCTTTAA
- the guaA gene encoding glutamine-hydrolyzing GMP synthase: MTTNIHDQRILILDFGSQYTQLIARRVREIGVYCELWAWDVTEEQIREFNPQGIILSGGPESVTEENSPRAPEYVFEAGVPVFGICYGMQTMAAQLGGGVLGSDKREFGYAQVEIIKPTSLLSHIEDSIGENGNALLDVWMSHGDKVAAVPAGFETIAQTASCPHAAMYNEEKQFYGVQFHPEVTHTKQGMRLLSHFVMDVCKCEKLWTADAIIEDAIARIQQKVGDDRVILGLSGGVDSSVTAMLLHRAIGENLTCVFVDNGLLRLNEADQVMEMFGDHFGLNIIRVDAEERFLGRLKDIEDPELKRKAIGNEFVRVFDEEAGKLANAKWLAQGTIYPDVIESAGSATGKAHVIKSHHNVGGLPEDMALGLVEPLRELFKDEVRKIGLELGLPYDMLYRHPFPGPGLGVRVLGEVKKEYCDLLRRADAIFIEELYNADLYQKVSQAFTVFLPVRSVGVMGDARKYDWVVSLRAVETIDFMTAHWAHLPYDFLGKVSNRIINEIDGISRVVYDISGKPPATIEWE; this comes from the coding sequence ATGACCACAAATATCCATGACCAACGCATTCTTATTTTAGATTTTGGTTCACAGTACACGCAGCTGATAGCACGCCGTGTACGTGAAATAGGCGTTTATTGTGAGCTTTGGGCTTGGGATGTGACCGAAGAGCAAATTCGAGAATTTAATCCACAAGGTATTATTTTGTCGGGCGGCCCTGAATCGGTGACCGAAGAAAATTCTCCTCGCGCCCCAGAGTACGTGTTCGAAGCTGGCGTGCCTGTTTTTGGTATTTGTTATGGCATGCAAACCATGGCGGCCCAACTGGGTGGCGGTGTTTTAGGCTCTGACAAGCGAGAATTTGGTTACGCACAGGTAGAAATTATTAAACCTACGTCTTTACTCAGCCACATTGAAGATAGCATTGGTGAGAATGGCAATGCACTGCTTGATGTATGGATGAGTCACGGTGATAAAGTTGCCGCAGTACCTGCTGGGTTCGAAACTATCGCGCAAACGGCTTCTTGTCCGCACGCTGCTATGTATAACGAAGAAAAGCAATTTTATGGTGTTCAGTTTCACCCTGAAGTTACCCACACTAAGCAAGGCATGCGTTTGCTAAGCCACTTTGTTATGGATGTGTGTAAATGCGAAAAGTTATGGACTGCTGATGCCATCATTGAAGATGCGATTGCGCGCATTCAACAAAAAGTTGGCGACGACCGCGTTATATTAGGTTTATCGGGTGGTGTCGATTCATCGGTGACTGCCATGCTGCTTCACCGCGCCATTGGTGAAAACCTCACCTGTGTGTTTGTGGATAATGGACTACTTCGCTTGAACGAAGCAGATCAAGTGATGGAAATGTTTGGCGATCATTTCGGTCTCAATATTATTCGTGTTGACGCTGAAGAGCGATTCTTAGGGCGTTTAAAAGATATTGAAGATCCAGAGCTTAAACGTAAAGCTATTGGTAATGAATTTGTCAGAGTGTTCGATGAAGAAGCTGGTAAGCTTGCCAATGCGAAATGGTTAGCCCAAGGCACTATCTACCCAGATGTTATTGAATCTGCAGGTTCTGCAACAGGTAAAGCCCATGTGATTAAGTCTCACCACAATGTGGGCGGCTTGCCAGAAGACATGGCACTAGGTTTAGTTGAGCCACTGCGTGAATTGTTTAAAGATGAAGTGCGTAAAATTGGCCTTGAGCTAGGTTTACCGTACGACATGCTCTATCGTCACCCATTCCCAGGGCCTGGTTTAGGTGTACGTGTTCTAGGTGAAGTGAAAAAAGAGTATTGCGACTTACTACGTCGCGCAGACGCTATTTTCATTGAAGAATTGTACAACGCCGATTTATACCAGAAAGTAAGCCAAGCCTTTACCGTATTCTTGCCTGTACGCTCTGTGGGCGTAATGGGCGATGCCCGTAAATACGATTGGGTTGTGTCACTTCGCGCGGTAGAAACTATCGACTTTATGACGGCACATTGGGCGCATTTACCTTATGACTTTTTAGGTAAAGTATCGAACCGTATCATCAACGAAATCGATGGTATCTCCCGTGTTGTTTACGATATATCGGGTAAACCGCCAGCGACGATTGAATGGGAATAA